The Brassica oleracea var. oleracea cultivar TO1000 chromosome C7, BOL, whole genome shotgun sequence sequence TATTAAAAAACATATAAGCTACAAAATAAAACAAACTATTTTGATTAAAATTTGTTTGTTTATGAAAGTGGTTTTTGCTTGTTCTTTAAAAAACGATTGCTGGTGCATAATATACATCAATCAAAACTCAACCTACTTAAGTGTGCCATATCAAAAAGCAGTTGTTTAGATAAATTAGGCATTTTAGCCATTTTGTATGATCATTCATTCCACCATCCCTTTGATCTATGGTGCTAGTGGCATACTTATCTAAGGTTATCCAATTAACCATCTTAAGCGTGCGTTTATTGGGACAGAATGCTATCATTGGCTAATTCCTCAAATTCTTTTAGCTTTACAGCTTAGCGCTCGAGGTTTGGCTCAGAATTCTGTATTAAACAATTTAATACCTCTTGTAAAACATAATAATGTCAACATATGTATTTATTTGACACATTCTACAACATCTATTTAGGATAATAATTAATTTATAACTATTTATCACCAATGCCCAACCGATTAATTCATACCATGTTAATTTCCCAGTTAGTATTTTTTTTTTTAACTTATACACATTTCATTTGTTTTAAATTTTAATTTTGCTGTGTTCAGTTCAGAAAATAGAGATATTTTAACCAATTTAATTATTGATTTTGTATTTTACAGGTTAGGTCCAAGGCACCCATGCATCAACAACATATGAAATGTATTACAATATCATATTTTATTAATAATATACATACAGTCAAAAGTTCAATAACCCCAAACTATAACAATCATATATTTTACATAATCGCTTGCATACAAATTATATAAAGATTTAGTGGTTCGTACCACCATTAAGTTTAGCGAATCACTAATTTATACGAATTCCTTTCTCCACGACAAGAAGAGAGCAATATGTATTGTGTAAACACCTGCATTTATTTGAAATAATGGTCGTTACTTTAATTTTTTTCTTACATTACTAAGTTGTTTGATTAAATAGACAATCATCTGAAATAAAAATAATTGAATCCCTAATAATCTTTACTTACTTTTTGAGACTTTGGTTTTGTTGATCGCTCATAACTAGTAAATTGACCTTTCGCTCTTGAATTATCTTGTGGATTGGCTCATTTGGGTCTCCGACATCAGTGAATGTGTCTGCTTTAATCTGTTGATTAATTGTGATGAGACTAACCTTTTCAACAAATGGTTGTGATGACCTGAACTTAAATATAAATATTTTTGCACAAGTGATTTCATTAAATGATCTGGTAAAGAGATTATACCCCATGATTTCCACATATCTTCTTGGCTTTCTCTAGTATACCCAGAGCAATCTTCATATTCTTTTGTTGAGCTAGTCTTATGAGTTCTCCACCTCCAAAACATACAAGAACACATATAAGACAAAGGAAAAAACGTATATGTTTTTTTAAAGGAAGAATAATCGTTGATGAACGACTTAACTGGGTGAAAACGGATAGAAAAGTTGAGCAAAGGCCACTGATGAAGATAGTGAGATAGGAGTAACAGAACTTTGTGGCTGTTTTGCAAATATCAGAAGTTTATTGCTATCACTGATAGCTTTAAGATTTTGAAGGACCCAAACGAGTACATCATAACTTGAGTTGTTTTCGTCAATAACCACCATAACATTCTTCATCTTCTTCAAGTTTGTGTTACAATTAAAATCCCTTCCCAATGTGTTTATTTATAATGTGTTTGGACGTGGAACAAGACAACAAGTCTTAAAAAGTAATTAGACGATCTGGTAATTGAAAGGCCTCGTTCACCAACTAGAAACTTTTTTCCTTTTCATTTATAAGAAAAATACACTTCAGTAACAATGAATTATAGAGCGACCGAATAAATATGATTTCATTCAAAGACATTAATATACTATAAGTCTATAACTATTAATTTATGAAATACTATCACCACTGATTTATTCATAGTTAAATGTTTTGAGTCGACCGGGGTTGGTAGCTGCCGGATACATGCCAGTAATGACATAATAACACTAATTATTTTTGTCTAAATTATAAAGAAAATCAAAATAAAATATTATTAGAATTGGAGAAAAACAAAATAAGCCGCTATCGATACAATTAGTATACACGTAGGCCTGGGCGCTGGTCGGCTTGATAATTTTGCTATACCCGGTACTTGGCTTCTCCCGAGCAAGTATCATAAATACTTGATTATATCGCGTACCTGTTAACCAAATACTTGCTTAATATTTGAATACTTATATATACTTGATTATTACTTGGTTTTCCTTATTACTTGTTTGTTTATGTATATAATCTTAAAAATTAAATAAAATAACATTTTCAAAAATATATGCTAAGATTGTTTTTAGCAAAAAAATAATAATAATATATATATATATACATTCATTGAAAATTATATATGATCTTTAATATTATAATCAACACAATAATTTTTGAAGTATTTTGTTCAATATTACTTTGATATTAAAAACATACTAGGTGATTTTCCCGTGATTATGCACGGGTATAAATATTTCTAAAGTAAATATACTATAATAATTGATTGCTATTTATTTTTTTAATTTATAATTTATATGCATCATTTATATTAATAATATTATATTACTTTAATTATACATATGATTTTATATATGTTATATCTAATCCGTTTTGTTGATTTTTTATAGTCGATTGAGTTGTCATTTGGGTAAATTGGATTGCATCTCTGAATTCAACTGTAATATCTTTTATTCTAAATATATTAAAATTTTGATTAATTTCTTATTTGCATTTAATTGATTTTTGTCTTAGATATGTAAATATATATTATGAAAATTATGTATAACTTAAGATATATTGTGATTAGAATAAAATAAAAAATAAACTAAAGTGTCTGATTCCAAAGTACATAAATTAATATAACGATAATATTCTGAAGTCTCATGCATATATATAAATTTTACAAAAGAACTAAATTGTAACAGCTGGTTAATATTTTATTTTCATTTTTAATATGTTTTGAGTTTTCATATGATTTATATTTATAAAATAAATTACTATTCATATAAAATTATATATTCTATCGTAGTTAAATCTATGATTTTAGATATAAGTTGGATTAGTCGAGTCACTCATGTTCTGAGTATATTTAGTTACATATATTCTTTAAAATTCAAAATGAAGTATAACTATTTTTAATATAATTAAGTCAAATCAAATCAATTTTATTTATCATTTTAATGTTCATGTATTTTCATAATATTTATCAAATTATATGTTGATTTTTTTTTAAAAAAATATTAGA is a genomic window containing:
- the LOC106304826 gene encoding uncharacterized protein LOC106304826 translates to MKNVMVVIDENNSSYDVLVWVLQNLKAISDSNKLLIFAKQPQSSVTPISLSSSVAFAQLFYPFSPSGELIRLAQQKNMKIALGILEKAKKICGNHGIKADTFTDVGDPNEPIHKIIQERKVNLLVMSDQQNQSLKKCLHNTYCSLLVVEKGIRIN